One stretch of Daphnia pulicaria isolate SC F1-1A chromosome 6, SC_F0-13Bv2, whole genome shotgun sequence DNA includes these proteins:
- the LOC124343522 gene encoding ectonucleotide pyrophosphatase/phosphodiesterase family member 3-like has product MKSLFLVVLLAISSFNGLSGLSLHHADKRQVDECASLNPTPEECSAYWGGDKPPLLVVSLDGFRFDYLQRTVNIAGVEEPASPLINRLSRCGVFSPTGMIPVFPSLTFPNHYSIVTGLYPESHGIVGNSFYDPDLNASFSLSSSQQTNPVWWIGDPLWYNVKKQGKISATCFWPGSDQTDPVREPNYWLKYDGSVPYSERMQQVFDWLTLPLAQRPNFITVYLDEPDHTGHGESPDSPLVADQVKSVDHELQLLFDMLEGAGILGCVDLIVLADHGMAPSPPGEKFLIMDDYVPNILNDARIYDGVFPTIRPKLDTEEEHDRIAEGLQCKDDNMRVYNKWDLPRRHHYANTNRIPNILVDMTVSWRAYGKSEWILPGNHGWDNLNSEMSAMFVAQGPSFKKKTEVHPFHNIDLYNLMCAMMGVDPSPNNGTWGALHHMLTSPPTDPTPEPMTPVSNLPFPKDEATYNTHLQRPKCNLLTGSNTLSTDSSLNITETSSSEALKLHTPWGAPQTGSNQNIKTVINSNYVTAFDVVSGLPSWTSYTLSQPRFTNFHPKWRLDVRLEPNYASICDRFPNGVDSTWSVVPLYPFDATLNSADLALDTNAIEISKSFETYWIDFHTLLNYFVNSNGEINVITGPVRDSPSSGLFVIVSACRSLGVSLADCSIDQLDIQSFILPTNLRYSRSCIQSNKFLSTNLATLPDVEHLTGLRLFPSLSFADKAEILSRTPLASTLLVNPDPSP; this is encoded by the exons atgaagtcgCTTTTCTTGGTCGTTCTTCTTGCCATCTCTTCG ttTAACGGATTATCCGGACTGTCGTTGCATCACGCCGACAAAAGACAGGTCGACGAATGTGCATCTTTAAATCCGACACCGGAAGAATGTTCGGCCTACTGGGGAGGAGACAAGCCTCCTCTATTGGTCGTTTCCCTAGACGGTTTCCGGTTCGATTATTTACAGAGGACTGTCAACATTGCTGGTGTTGAGGAACCGGCGTCGCCCTTGATCAATCGTTTATCCCGCTGTGGAGTTTTCTCCCCGACCGGAATGATCCCCGTTTTCCCGTCTCTTACCTTTCCCAATCATTACTCGATCGTCACTGGTCTTTATCCTGAATCACATGGCATTGTCGGCAACTCGTTTTACGATCCTGACCTGAATGCTTCGTTTAGTTTGTCATCGTCGCAGCAGACCAATCCAGTTTGGTGGATTGGCGATCCGCTGTGGTATAACGTGAAAAAACAG GGAAAAATCAGCGCAACTTGCTTTTGGccag GGTCTGATCAAACTGATCCGGTTAGAGAGCCGAACTACTGGCTTAAAtatg ACGGTTCCGTACCATATTCGGAGAGGATGCAGCAAGTGTTTGATTGGCTTACATTACCCCTCGCTCAGCGACCCAATTTCATCACCGTCTATCTTGACGAACC AGACCATACTGGACATGGCGAAAGCCCGGATTCACCATTG GTCGCTGATCAAGTGAAAAGCGTTGATCATGAGCTTCAGCTTTTATTTGACATGTTGGAAGGAGCCGGAATTCTCGGCTGTGTCGACTTGATCGTTCTCGCTGATCACGGCATGGCGCCTTCACCTCCTGGAGAGAAGTTTTTGATTATGGATGATTATGtgccaaatattttgaatgacGCTAGGATTTACGACGGTGTCTTCCCCACCATTAGACCTAAATTGGACACAGAAG AGGAGCATGACCGGATAGCCGAAGGATTGCAATGCAAAGACGACAACATGCGCGTCTATAACAAATG GGATTTGCCTCGGCGACATCACTATGCCAACACCAACCGTATTCCCAATATTCTTGTTGACATGACAGTCAGCTGGCGTG CTTACGGCAAGTCGGAGTGGATCTTGCCTGGAAATCATGGCTGGGATAACCTCAATTCCGAGATGAGCGCCATGTTTGTCGCTCAAGGACCTTCtttcaagaagaagacggaagTGCACCCATTTCACAACATCGATTTATACAATCTAATGTGCGCAATGATGGGCGTCGATCCATCACCCAATAATGGCACCTGG gGCGCTCTGCATCACATGTTGACATCACCGCCGACAGATCCTACGCCGGAGCCTATGACTCCAGTTTCTAATCTACCATTCCCCAAGGATGAGGCTACCTACAACACACACTTACAGCGACCAAAATGCAATTTGCTTACCGGATCCAATACTTTATCTACC GATTCTTCGTTGAATATCACTGAAACCAGCTCCAGTGAAGCACTTAAACTACACACTCCTTGGGGAGCTCCTCAAACcggatcaaatcaaaatattaaGACAGTGATCAACAGTAATTACGTCACCG cCTTTGATGTGGTTTCGGGTCTACCATCCTGGACTTCTTACACCCTGAGCCAGCCTCGATTTACCAATTTCCATCCCAAGTGGCGTTTGGATGTCCGCCTGGAGCCAAATTATGCTTCCATTTGTGACAGATTTCCCAACGGAGTCGATAGCACTTGGTCCGTAGTGCCACTTTACCCTTTCG acgccACCTTGAACTCGGCTGATTTAGCTTTGGACACGAATGCGATAGAAATTTCGAAGTCGTTTGAAACCTACTGGATCGATTTTCACACCTTGCTGAACTACTTTGTGAATAGCAATGGAGAGATAAACGTGATAACGGGGCCAGTTCGGGATTCCCCCAGTTCCGGCTTGTTTGTCATTGTTTCAGCTTGTCGCTCCCTTGGTGTATCTTTGGCTGATTGCTCGATTGATCAGTTGGATATCCAGTCATTCATCTTGCCGACCAATTTAAGGTACAGCCGTAGTTGCATCCAATCCAACAAATTTCTCAGCACCAACCTGGCCACGCTACCCGATGTAGAACACCTAACTGGCCTCCGTCTCTTTCCATCTCTTTCCTTTGCTGACAAAGCAGAAATCCTGTCTCGCACTCCACTGGCTTCAACTCTACTTGTCAATCCTGATCCCAGTCCctga
- the LOC124343519 gene encoding ectonucleotide pyrophosphatase/phosphodiesterase family member 1-like: protein MPGVSSATLYIAVLFIILVMRSMGANGASIPDSEQAKGQQEAHNSQETCSFLKESNREECPSFWAGKEPPVILISLDGFRPEYLSRQALENGEYRGEWAAATIKCLAQSGISSPYMMPSYPTITFPNHYSIITGLYPESHGIIGNQFHDPDLKDNFSIYTGATDPKWWQNGEPLWTTVRKQGKISATYFWPGSDVTFPEEEQRSPNYFFKYKKSTSFGERVNQVLRWMDLPIDKRPAFTTLYFEEPDSIGHKVGPNTANATEKVTIVDRQIRKLIDGLTERNISNCVNIIIVSDHGMADSPQGQKLVDLVKYVPDVANSTLTFLGPVTSIRPLKDTKEEEQRIGGALSCKDPHMRVFNKWELPYRMHSVRTRRIPNLMVDMDISWRAVIKEEAWGSSGAHGWDNLYLDMQAIFVAHGPAFKNREVVRPFENVQLYNLMCHLVNVTPSENNGTWGALHHLLMDPPNLNVDANEELLDMPPILRTIAETKEGTKKRTGCALVNGEKNGKTTPEIEIEIKMTEDRENELLIVHAPLGIPIVASSEPSTVPNDSNVLLINEDYLTGFDTESGIPLWTSYTVSGNMTNNTNVGKWIEDPRLETNHTGSCHRLSSIVQTKDVDYMHLFPKEFAMQKMDAWLDTNLLEVPSGIAHFIATMIQMLSEASVSRGPLHVISGPTRQHSPCVFFVVTACRMNNTAGEWNLTTCPVEQRDLQAFLLPVRQWKYQSSCISDRDFIAYNVATLKDVERVTDFQFFPDLPMEDKLNLLARTTLDSTLIIDPTRQ, encoded by the exons ATGCCTGGTGTTTCTTCCGCTACCCTTTACATAGCagtgttatttattattttg gTAATGCGGAGTATGGGAGCAAATGGAGCTTCAATACCCGATTCGGAACAAGCTAAGGGCCAGCAAGAGGCCCACAATTCCCAGGAAACATGCTCCTTTTTGAAAGAATCAAATCGAGAAGAATGCCCTTCGTTCTGGGCAGGAAAAGAACCGCCggttattttaatttctttagatGGATTCCGTCCAGAGTATTTATCAAGACAGGCGCTGGAAAACGGTGAATATCGCGGTGAATGGGCAGCAGCGACAATCAAGTGCCTGGCTCAAAGTGGAATTTCTTCGCCGTACATGATGCCTTCATACCCGACCATTACCTTCCCAAATCATTATTCCATCATAACTGGTTTGTACCCAGAATCACACGGAATAATTGGTAATCAATTTCACGACCCAGACCTAAAGGACAATTTTAGCATTTATACGGGTGCAACCGACCCAAAGTGGTGGCAAAACGGAGAACCACTTTGGACGACAGTGAGAAAACAG GGGAAAATTTCAGCCACTTATTTTTGGCCGGGCTCTGACGTTACATTCCCTGAAGAAGAACAACGTTCGCCCAATTACtttttcaaatacaaaaaatcaacgagcttTGGAGAGCGTGTTAATCAAGTTTTGAGGTGGATGGATCTGCCCATCGACAAACGACCTGCGTTCACAACCCTCTACTTTGAGGAACCTGACTCGATCGGCCATAAAGTCGGGCCAAATACTGCCaac GCAACCGAGAAAGTAACTATTGTTGACCGTCAAATTCGAAAGCTAATCGATGGACTGACTGAACGGAACATATCCAACTGTGTGAATATAATCATAGTATCTGATCATGGAATGGCTGACTCACCTCAAGGTCAGAAGCTAGTCGATCTAGTGAAGTACGTTCCCGATGTGGCGAactcaactttgaccttcttggGTCCCGTCACGTCGATCCGCCCTTTAAAAGATACAAAAG AAGAGGAACAGCGGATTGGtggtgcattgtcgtgcaaaGATCCCCACATGCGAGTTTTTAACAAGTGGGAACTGCCGTATCGGATGCATTCCGTTCGGACGCGGCGTATTCCTAACCTCATGGTTGACATGGACATCAGTTGGAGAGCTGTAATAAAGGAAGAAGCGTGGGGTAGCAGCGGAGCTCACGGCTGGGACAACCTTTATCTGGACATGCAGGCAATTTTCGTGGCCCACGGCCCAGCTTTCAAGAATAGAGAAGTCGTCCGTCCTTTCGAAAACGTTCAACTGTACAATCTCATGTGCCACTTGGTGAATGTCACTCCGTCTGAAAATAACGGGACTTGGGGAGCACTTCATCACCTCCTGATGGATCCACCGAATTTGAATGTCGATGCAAACGAAGAACTTTTAGATATGCCACCAATTCTTCGCACAATTGCTGAAACTAAGGAAGGGACGAAGAAACGGACCGGATGTGCATTGGTGAATGGtgaaaaaaacgggaaaacaaCGCCTGAAATA gaaattgaaataaaaatgacagaGGATAGGGAAAATGAACTGCTCATTGTCCATGCTCCTCTAGGAATTCCAATTGTAGCTTCCAGTGAACCTTCTACTGTTCCCAACGATTCCAACGTTCTACTGATTAACGAAGATTACTTAACAG GATTTGACACGGAATCTGGAATTCCCTTATGGACATCTTATACCGTCTCGGGCAATATGACAAACAATACCAACGTTGGCAAATGGATTGAAGATCCGCGTCTTGAGACAAACCACACTGGAAGTTGTCATCGTCTCAGCAGCATCGTACAAACAAAAGATGTTGATTACATGCACTTGTTTCCGAAAG AATTTGCTATGCAGAAAATGGATGCCTGGCTAGACACTAATCTCCTTGAAGTGCCTTCTGGAATCGCACATTTTATTGCGACAATGATACAAATGTTATCCGAAGCTTCAGTCTCCCGCGGTCCATTGCACGTAATCAGTGGCCCAACGCGTCAACATTCGCCGTGCGTTTTCTTTGTGGTAACCGCCTGCAGGATGAATAACACAGCTGGCGAATGGAATCTCACCACTTGCCCCGTAGAACAGAGAGATCTGCAGGCTTTTCTTCTACCTGTCCGTCAGTGGAAATATCAGAGTTCCTGCATTTCTGATCGAGATTTTATCGCCTACAATGTAGCCACTCTCAAAGATGTTGAACGAGTCACCGATTTTCAGTTCTTCCCTGACTTACCCATGGAGGACAAGCTCAACTTACTTGCAAGAACTACGCTTGACTCAACATTGATTATTGATCCCACAAGACAGTGA